A genomic region of Oncorhynchus gorbuscha isolate QuinsamMale2020 ecotype Even-year unplaced genomic scaffold, OgorEven_v1.0 Un_scaffold_726, whole genome shotgun sequence contains the following coding sequences:
- the LOC124019938 gene encoding zinc finger protein 184-like, protein MKKSKQSMKKKSKQSKKKKQGEQTVKEEESKKKSSQRKSRGSKQSKKKSRGSKQSMRRRAGGANSQKKSRGSKQSKEEEQGSKQSKKKSRGSKQSKKKKSRGSKQSKKKSRGSKQSKKKKSRGSKQSKKKKSRGSKQSKKKSRGSKQSKKKKQGEQTVKEEEQVEQPKKRRGSKQSKKKKGERAFEEEEENRNASAPDLEEEEEVDSIPDPGESSHPVPDSDPSATASGNHKRRQRNSRQKHHNSMDCFTGFYEPEELKRHTCRPHPCSDCRGSFICPVHFKSHQQTLKIKKMYPCTHCEKSFQTPSSLKTHQLNHTGKMSYHCFQCGKRFCRVDTLKAHKRIHTGEKPFHCSQCGKSFSDIGNRNKHQRIHTGEKTYHCSECGKSFNQLSHLKPHQLTHTSEKPFHCSQCGKGFSLSSYLKKHQVMHTEEKPYSCDHCGKSFKLEGILKRHQRIHSGEKTYHCSECGKCFSVSSYLKRHQLTHTGLKSHHTGIKSQHCSHCGKSFSKKADLKKHQRTHTGEKPFHCSQCGKSFNEKGNLKQHQRKHSGEKPCHCSQCGKSFSWVIDLKKHQKVHKEEKPFHCSQCGKSFNEKGNLKQHQRRHSGEKPYSCDQCGNCFKWKQSLKEHQKAKHSAVPDHGLIIMLPSWASTSETAVEVEEERAVKEEVEERAVKEEVEEERAVNEEEENREVSAPDLEDEEEEVDSITNPGEISNPGSDSEPSSTASGNHKQHRRKNSRQKHHHCMDCFTSFYDPEELRRHTCRPRPCTDCRDCFTCPTHPKSPHQIHKRKKHHPYGQCAERFQTPSTLKRHQLIHTGKKSYHCRVDTVKAHQRIHTGEKPFHCSLCGKTFCWSIHLKRHQKIHTEDKPFHCSQCGKSFNQLSNLTKHQQTHTREKPFHCSQCGKSFSLSSYLKKHQITHTEEKPFSCDHCGKSFKLEGSLKSHQRMHSGEKPHHCSQCGKSFGQAGDLKRHQRIHSGEKPYHCAQCGKSFSRLNVLKQHQRGHTGENPFHCSQCGKSFSEKGNLKQHQRIHTGEKPYSCDQCGTCFKWKEMLKEHQEAIHSAVPNTDLIMELPSWASTYLTNID, encoded by the exons ATGAAGAAGAGCAAACAGTCAATGAAGAAGAAGAGCAAACAgtcaaagaagaagaagcaggGGGAGCAAACAGTCAAAGAAGAAGAGTCAAAGAAGAAGAGCAGTCAAAGGAAGAGCAGGGGGAGCAAACAGTCAAAGAAGAAGAGCAGGGGGAGCAAACAGTCAATGAGAAGAAGAGCAGGGGGAGCAAACAGTCAAAAGAAGAGCAGGGGGAGCAAACAGTCAAAAGAAGAAGAGCAGGGGAGCAAACAGTCAAAGAAGAAGAGCAGGGGGAGCAAACagtcaaagaagaagaagagcaggGGGAGCAAACAGTCAAAGAAGAAGAGCAGGGGGAGCAAACagtcaaagaagaagaagagcaggGGGAGCAAACagtcaaagaagaagaagagcaggGGGAGCAAACAGTCAAAGAAGAAGAGCAGGGGGAGCAAACAgtcaaagaagaagaagcaggGGGAGCAAACAGTCAAAGAAGAAGAGCAGGTGGAGCAGCCAAAGAAGAGAAGGGGGAGCAAACAGTCaaagaagaagaagggggagagagcattcgaagaagaagaggagaacaggaatGCGTCTGCTCCAgatctagaggaagaggaggaagtagaTAGTATCCCTGACCCAG GAGAGAGCTCCCATCCAGTTCCAGACAGCGATCCCAGTGCCACAGCATCAGGAAACCATAAACGCAGGCAGAGGAACTCAAGACAGAAACATCATAACAGCATGGACTGCTTCACTGGTTTCTATGAACCAGAGGAGTTGAAGAGGCACACTTGTAGGCCCCACCCCTGTTCAGATTGCAGAGGCAGTTTTATTTGTCCAGTTCACTTCAAATCACACCAACAAACTctcaaaataaagaaaatgtaccCGTGCACTCATTGTGAGAAGAGTTTTCAGACCCCAAGCAGCTTGAAGACTCACCAGCTTAATCACACGGGAAAGATGTCGTACCACTGCTTTCAGTGTGGGAAGAGGTTCTGTCGTGTAGACACCTTAAAGGCTCacaagagaatacacacaggagagaagccttttcACTGttctcagtgtgggaagagcttcagtgATATAGGAAATCGAAAtaaacaccagagaatacacacaggagagaagactTACCACTGCTCTGAGTGTGGGAAAAGTTTCAATCAGTTATCACATTTAAAACCACACCAGCTAACTCACACAAGTGAGAAGCCTTTtcactgctctcagtgtgggaaGGGTTTCAGTCTGTCATCATATCTGAAGAAGCACCAGGTAATGCACACAGAAGAGAAACCATACAGCTGTGATcattgtgggaagagttttaaaTTGGAAGGAATCCTTAAGCGTCATCAGAGAATACACAGTGGAGAGAAGACTTACCACTGCTCAGAGTGTGGGAAGTGTTTCAGTGTGTCATCATATCTGAAGAGACACCAGCTAACTCACACAGGATTAAAGTCACACCACACAGGAATAAAGTCACAACACTGTTCCcactgtgggaagagcttcagtaAGAAAGCTGACCTAAAGaaacatcagagaacacacacaggggagaagcctttccactgctcccaatgtgggaAGAGCTTTAATGAGAAAGGAAATCTAAAGCAACACCAGAGAAAACACTCTGGAGAGAAGCCTtgccactgctcccaatgtggaaaaaGCTTCAGTTGGGTAATAGACCTAAAGAAACATCAGAAAGTACACAAAGAGGAGAAGCCTttccactgctcccaatgtgggaagagcttcaatgAGAAAGGAAATCTAAAGCAACACCAGAGAAGACACTCAGGAGAGAAACCGtacagctgtgatcagtgtgggaattGTTTTAAATGGAAACAAAGCCTGAAGGAACATCAGAAGGCAAAGCACAGTGCAGTGCCAGACCATGGCCTTATAATTATGTTGCCAAGCTGGGCATCTACATCT gagacagcAGTCGAGGTGGAGGAGGAAAGAGCAGtcaaagaggaggtggaggagagagcagtcaaagaggaggtggaggaggagagagctgtcaatgaagaagaggagaacagggaAGTGTCTGCTCCAGACCTagaggacgaagaggaggaagtAGATAGTATCACTAACCCAG GAGAGATCTCCAACCCAGGTTCAGACAGTGAGCCCAGTTCCACAGCATCAGGAAACCATAAACAACACAGACGGAAGAACTCAAGACAGAAACATCACCACTGCATGGACTGCTTCACTAGTTTCTATGATCCAGAGGAGTTGAGAAGGCACACTTGTAGGCCAAGACCCTGCACAGACTGCAGAGACTGTTTTACTTGTCCAACTCACCCCAAATCTCCCCATCAGATTCACAAAAGAAAGAAGCATCACCCGTATGGTCAATGTGCGGAGAGATTTCAGACCCCGAGCACTTTGAAGAGGCACCAGCTCATTCACACAGGAAAGAAGTCGTACCACTGTCGTGTAGACACCGTAAAGGctcaccagagaatacacacaggggagaagcctttccACTGCTCCTTGTGTGGGAAGACTTTTTGTTGGTCAATACATTTGAAGAGACACCAGAAAATACATACAGAAGATAAGCCTttccactgctcccaatgtgggaagagttttaatcAGTTATCAAATTTAACGAAACACCAACAAACTCACACAAGAGAGAAACCTtttcactgctcccagtgtgggaagagtttcagtcTGTCATCATATCTGAAGAAGCACCAAATAACTCACACAGAAGAGAAACCGTTCAGCTGTGATcattgtgggaagagttttaaaTTGGAAGGAAGCCTTAAGAGTCATCAGAGAATGCATAGTGGAGAGAAGCCCCACCATTGCTCCCAATGTGGTAAGAGCTTCGGTCAGGCAGGAGACTTAAAGAGACATCAGAGAATACATAGTGGAGAGAAGCCATACCACTGCGCTCAATGTGGAAAAAGCTTCAGTCGGTTAAATGTCCTAAAGCAACATCAGAGAGGACACACAGGGGAGAATCCTttccactgctcccaatgtgggaagagcttcagcGAGAAAGGAAATCTAAAgcaacaccagagaatacacacgggAGAGAAGCCATACAGCTGTGATCAGTGCGGGACTTGTTTTAAATGGAAAGAAATGCTGAAAGAACATCAAGAAGCAATTCACAGTGCAGTGCCCAACACTGACCTTATAATGGAGCTGCCAAGCTGGGCATCTACATATCTGACTAATATTGACTGA